Proteins found in one Geomonas subterranea genomic segment:
- a CDS encoding VOC family protein has protein sequence MTDRFREQGAFSWFELTTDDVAAAQSFYGRLFGWSMERWDGEVDYTLIKVGAREVAGIAAAGPGHRKPPGWGVYVTVTDVDQTAARAEELGGRVLVPPTDIPRVGRFCVLQDPQGAVLTAITYCRP, from the coding sequence ATGACCGATCGATTCAGGGAGCAGGGGGCTTTCAGCTGGTTCGAACTGACGACGGATGACGTCGCCGCCGCCCAGTCCTTCTACGGCAGGCTTTTCGGCTGGAGTATGGAGCGCTGGGACGGGGAAGTGGACTACACCCTGATCAAGGTCGGAGCCAGGGAGGTCGCAGGGATAGCGGCGGCCGGGCCCGGCCACCGCAAACCTCCCGGATGGGGGGTGTACGTGACGGTGACCGATGTGGACCAGACCGCCGCCAGGGCCGAGGAGCTGGGGGGCAGGGTACTGGTTCCCCCGACGGATATCCCGCGTGTCGGTCGTTTCTGCGTGCTCCAGGACCCGCAGGGTGCAGTCCTGACCGCGATCACCTACTGCCGCCCGTAA
- the pfkA gene encoding 6-phosphofructokinase, whose product MKKIGILTSGGDCSGMNAAIRSATRTALGHGVQVVGFRKGYAGLLKGDLLEMTTKDVAGILHRGGTFLQSARSEEFRTVLGREKAVRHLQDLGIEGLVVIGGDGSLNGALALHRMGVPVMGIPASIDNDIPYTDMALGVDTALNNIIYAVDCIKDTASSHDRAFVIEVMGRNSGYLASMSAIATGAEYAIVPEVECDVTDLCNQLRKRYEEGRSNAIIILAEGAGRAQNIADNIKDAIGFETRVTVLGHYQRGGAPSVFDRLLGSRFGHAAVEHLLAGEKGMMVGLCCGEICLTSLETVVVSEKAQQDELHDLSMILGI is encoded by the coding sequence ATGAAAAAGATCGGAATTCTCACCAGCGGCGGAGACTGCTCCGGCATGAACGCGGCGATCAGGAGTGCCACCCGTACCGCGCTCGGACACGGGGTGCAGGTGGTCGGCTTCAGGAAAGGTTACGCCGGGCTTCTGAAGGGCGACCTGCTGGAGATGACGACCAAGGACGTGGCCGGGATCCTGCACCGCGGGGGGACCTTCCTGCAGTCGGCCCGCAGCGAGGAGTTCCGCACCGTACTCGGCCGGGAGAAGGCGGTGCGGCACCTGCAGGACCTCGGAATCGAGGGGCTGGTCGTGATCGGCGGGGACGGCTCGTTGAACGGCGCCCTCGCGCTGCACCGCATGGGGGTTCCGGTAATGGGAATCCCCGCCAGCATCGACAACGACATCCCCTACACCGACATGGCACTGGGGGTGGACACCGCGCTTAACAACATCATCTACGCGGTCGACTGCATCAAGGACACGGCAAGCTCGCACGACCGCGCCTTCGTGATCGAGGTGATGGGGAGAAACTCGGGGTACCTGGCCAGCATGAGCGCCATAGCCACCGGCGCCGAGTACGCCATCGTCCCCGAGGTGGAATGCGACGTGACGGATCTCTGCAACCAGCTCAGGAAGCGCTACGAGGAAGGGCGCAGCAACGCCATCATCATCCTCGCCGAAGGGGCAGGGCGCGCCCAGAACATCGCCGACAACATCAAGGACGCCATCGGCTTCGAGACCCGCGTCACCGTGCTCGGCCACTACCAGCGCGGCGGCGCGCCTTCGGTCTTCGACCGTCTTTTGGGGAGCCGCTTCGGCCATGCCGCCGTCGAGCACCTGCTCGCGGGCGAAAAAGGGATGATGGTGGGGCTTTGCTGCGGCGAGATCTGCCTGACGTCGCTGGAAACCGTGGTCGTGAGCGAGAAGGCGCAGCAGGACGAGTTGCACGACCTTTCCATGATCCTCGGGATCTAG